A stretch of the Melanotaenia boesemani isolate fMelBoe1 chromosome 24, fMelBoe1.pri, whole genome shotgun sequence genome encodes the following:
- the mettl21a gene encoding protein N-lysine methyltransferase METTL21A yields MALVPYVENSLPALSKLHNSSARFRFADHDLSLAQDWKKLGVAAVVWDAAVVMCMYLELGRVELKGKRAIELGAGTGLVGIVATLLGAHVTITDREPALDFLTANVKANLPQHFQESVVVSELTWGKGLEQYPAGGFDLVLGADIIYLEDTFKSLLQTLEHLCSDTTVVLLACKIRYERDTNFLSMLRQQFKAEEVYYEKERDIHIYKAYKLPPKGDL; encoded by the exons aTGGCTCTTGTTCCTTATGTGGAAAATTCGTTACCTGCGCTTTCCAAGCTTCACAATTCATCAGCAAGATTCCGCTTTGCTGACCACGATCTCAGTCTTGCACAGGACTGGAAAAAACTCGGAGTAGCCGCTGTTGTGTGGGATGCG GCAGTTGTCATGTGCATGTATCTGGAGTTGGGAAGAGTGGAGTTAAAGGGAAAGCGAGCTATTGAACTGGGAGCTGGCACTGGACTTGTAGGAATTGTGGCAACCCTGCTGG GTGCTCACGTGACCATCACAGACAGAGAGCCTGCCCTGGACTTCCTCACTGCCAACGTGAAGGCTAACCTTCCCCAACATTTTCAAGAATCAGTGGTTGTGTCTGAACTGACCTGGGGTAAAGGCCTTGAACAGTACCCTGCTGGAGGATTTGATCTAGTTCTGGGAGCTGACATAATTTACCTGGAGGACACATTTAAgtctctgctgcagactctggAGCACTTGTGTTCTGACACTACTGTGGTGTTGCTGGCCTGTAAGATCCGCTATGAGCGGGACACAAACTTTTTGAGCATGCTTAGGCAGCAGTTCAAAGCTGAAGAGGTCTACTATGAAAAAGAGAGGGACATCCACATATACAAAGCATATAAACTACCCCCTAAGGGGGATTTATGA
- the LOC121635821 gene encoding cyclin-Y-like protein 1 isoform X2 — MGGSVSCCISPGESPKIRRRQVELDECPITTTEDVSEDTGTYLQHISDRELPDELAQEANPSDHPRASTLFLNKSQTDVREKRKSNYMNHTSPGLLTKKYSSCSTIFIDDSTVSQPNLKSTIKCVALAIYYHIKNRDSNRSLDIFDEKKHPLSRDKVPDDYSVVDPEHKLIYRFIRTLFSSAQLTAECAIVTLVYLERLLTYAEMDICPCNWKRIVLGAILLASKVWDDQAVWNVDYCQILKDITVEDMNEMERHFLELLQFNINVPASVYAKYYFDLRSLADDNNLSFPLEPLSNKRAQKLEAISRLCEDKYKDLSKSAMRRSVSADNLVGIRNSQAVLS; from the exons ATGGGAGGATCCGTGTCCTGCTGCATCTCTCCTGGCGAGAGTCCAAAGATCCGCAGGAGACAAGTGGAATTGGACGAGTGTCCCATCACCACTACTGAGGACGTGAGTGAAGACACTGGGACCTACCTGCAGCACATCAGTGATAGGGAGCTCCCTGATG AACTGGCCCAAGAGGCAAACCCATCAGACCACCCAAGAGCTAGCACCCTCTTCCTCAACAAGTCCCAGACAGATG TGcgtgaaaaaaggaaaagcaacTACATGAACCAT ACATCCCCAGGGCTTCTGACTAAAAAGTACAGCTCCTGCTCTACAATATTCATTGACGATAGCACAGTAAGCCAACCCAACCTCAAGAGCACCATCAAATG TGTTGCATTGGCCATATACTACCACATAAAAAACAG AGATTCAAACCGTTCGCTGGATATATTCGATGAGAAGAAGCACCCTCTGTCG agagacaaagtTCCAGATGACTACTCTGTGGTTGACCCTGAACACAAGCTCATCTACCGCTTCATAAGGACGCTCTTCAGCTCCGCACAGCTCACTGCTGAGTGTGCCATCGTCACTCTG GTGTACCTGGAAAGGCTTTTGACGTACGCTGAGATGGACATTTGTCCTTGTAACTGGAAGCGAATCGTTCTTGGTGCCATCCTACTGGCCTCCAAGGTCTGGGACGACCAGGCAGTGTGGAACGTCGACTACTGCCAAATCCTCAAAGATATCACAGTGGAGGACAT GAATGAGATGGAGCGGCACTTCTTGGAGCTGCTCCAGTTCAACATCAACGTCCCAGCCAGCGTCTACGCAAAGTATTACTTTGACCTGCGCTCGCTGGCTGATGATAACAACCTCAGTTTCCCTCTGGAGCCGCTCAGCAACAAGCGGGCTCAAAAACTGGAG GCTATATCCAGGCTGTGTGAGGACAAGTACAAGGACCTGAGTAAATCTGCCATGAGGAGGTCTGTCAGTGCGGACAACCTGGTCGGCATCAGGAACTCCCAGGCTGTGCTGTCTTAA
- the LOC121635821 gene encoding cyclin-Y-like protein 1 isoform X1, whose translation MGGSVSCCISPGESPKIRRRQVELDECPITTTEDVSEDTGTYLQHISDRELPDELAQEANPSDHPRASTLFLNKSQTDASLLFSVREKRKSNYMNHTSPGLLTKKYSSCSTIFIDDSTVSQPNLKSTIKCVALAIYYHIKNRDSNRSLDIFDEKKHPLSRDKVPDDYSVVDPEHKLIYRFIRTLFSSAQLTAECAIVTLVYLERLLTYAEMDICPCNWKRIVLGAILLASKVWDDQAVWNVDYCQILKDITVEDMNEMERHFLELLQFNINVPASVYAKYYFDLRSLADDNNLSFPLEPLSNKRAQKLEAISRLCEDKYKDLSKSAMRRSVSADNLVGIRNSQAVLS comes from the exons ATGGGAGGATCCGTGTCCTGCTGCATCTCTCCTGGCGAGAGTCCAAAGATCCGCAGGAGACAAGTGGAATTGGACGAGTGTCCCATCACCACTACTGAGGACGTGAGTGAAGACACTGGGACCTACCTGCAGCACATCAGTGATAGGGAGCTCCCTGATG AACTGGCCCAAGAGGCAAACCCATCAGACCACCCAAGAGCTAGCACCCTCTTCCTCAACAAGTCCCAGACAGATG CTTCTCTTCTATTTTCAGTGcgtgaaaaaaggaaaagcaacTACATGAACCAT ACATCCCCAGGGCTTCTGACTAAAAAGTACAGCTCCTGCTCTACAATATTCATTGACGATAGCACAGTAAGCCAACCCAACCTCAAGAGCACCATCAAATG TGTTGCATTGGCCATATACTACCACATAAAAAACAG AGATTCAAACCGTTCGCTGGATATATTCGATGAGAAGAAGCACCCTCTGTCG agagacaaagtTCCAGATGACTACTCTGTGGTTGACCCTGAACACAAGCTCATCTACCGCTTCATAAGGACGCTCTTCAGCTCCGCACAGCTCACTGCTGAGTGTGCCATCGTCACTCTG GTGTACCTGGAAAGGCTTTTGACGTACGCTGAGATGGACATTTGTCCTTGTAACTGGAAGCGAATCGTTCTTGGTGCCATCCTACTGGCCTCCAAGGTCTGGGACGACCAGGCAGTGTGGAACGTCGACTACTGCCAAATCCTCAAAGATATCACAGTGGAGGACAT GAATGAGATGGAGCGGCACTTCTTGGAGCTGCTCCAGTTCAACATCAACGTCCCAGCCAGCGTCTACGCAAAGTATTACTTTGACCTGCGCTCGCTGGCTGATGATAACAACCTCAGTTTCCCTCTGGAGCCGCTCAGCAACAAGCGGGCTCAAAAACTGGAG GCTATATCCAGGCTGTGTGAGGACAAGTACAAGGACCTGAGTAAATCTGCCATGAGGAGGTCTGTCAGTGCGGACAACCTGGTCGGCATCAGGAACTCCCAGGCTGTGCTGTCTTAA
- the LOC121635821 gene encoding cyclin-Y-like protein 1 isoform X3, which yields MWVITLISVCSSVALAIYYHIKNRDSNRSLDIFDEKKHPLSRDKVPDDYSVVDPEHKLIYRFIRTLFSSAQLTAECAIVTLVYLERLLTYAEMDICPCNWKRIVLGAILLASKVWDDQAVWNVDYCQILKDITVEDMNEMERHFLELLQFNINVPASVYAKYYFDLRSLADDNNLSFPLEPLSNKRAQKLEAISRLCEDKYKDLSKSAMRRSVSADNLVGIRNSQAVLS from the exons ATGTGGGTCATTACTTTGATTTCTGTCTGTTCCAGTGTTGCATTGGCCATATACTACCACATAAAAAACAG AGATTCAAACCGTTCGCTGGATATATTCGATGAGAAGAAGCACCCTCTGTCG agagacaaagtTCCAGATGACTACTCTGTGGTTGACCCTGAACACAAGCTCATCTACCGCTTCATAAGGACGCTCTTCAGCTCCGCACAGCTCACTGCTGAGTGTGCCATCGTCACTCTG GTGTACCTGGAAAGGCTTTTGACGTACGCTGAGATGGACATTTGTCCTTGTAACTGGAAGCGAATCGTTCTTGGTGCCATCCTACTGGCCTCCAAGGTCTGGGACGACCAGGCAGTGTGGAACGTCGACTACTGCCAAATCCTCAAAGATATCACAGTGGAGGACAT GAATGAGATGGAGCGGCACTTCTTGGAGCTGCTCCAGTTCAACATCAACGTCCCAGCCAGCGTCTACGCAAAGTATTACTTTGACCTGCGCTCGCTGGCTGATGATAACAACCTCAGTTTCCCTCTGGAGCCGCTCAGCAACAAGCGGGCTCAAAAACTGGAG GCTATATCCAGGCTGTGTGAGGACAAGTACAAGGACCTGAGTAAATCTGCCATGAGGAGGTCTGTCAGTGCGGACAACCTGGTCGGCATCAGGAACTCCCAGGCTGTGCTGTCTTAA